A genome region from Cyprinus carpio isolate SPL01 chromosome B23, ASM1834038v1, whole genome shotgun sequence includes the following:
- the LOC109048220 gene encoding polycomb group protein ASXL1-like isoform X2 yields the protein MKDKQKRKKERTWAEAARMVLENFSDAPMTPKQILHVIQTKGLKEMRSGTAPLACLVTMLHSQVRGDRVKNSIFFKLPGRMSLFTLKKNALQWTKSPTANESGDGTGTPTASTTSTVEGAEQESCDSTETAAASGENDASVDETSSSASCSTEPQTRLSRSSQGRQRKKAVMMPRVVLTPLKVNGEHVPSGAAGRRREGSRGGPGPTLRTRSELGWKRTQHFKSIRGLRSGPMKRNRGGVEVDFETPGSILVNTNIRALINTRTFAAFPPHSQQQLLQLLPEVDRQVGPDGLARLSSSALNNEFFTHASQSWKERLAEGEFTHEMQVRFRQEMEKEKKVEAWKEKFFEEYHGQRSGLTREEALKLTMSDTGDVASAVLESDSATVATPKRRSVGRRRREGRIRRRSRADLRRRARRTLCKTTTVAVPPAETTESTATPDVEPSVASPVPEATAVQGEVVLQTDLGLEAPEENLPAEAVPSPAPVPTPPPASTSSTCDEPAASTHLLPEVPEPAVASTSSPSSSSSSTSSSSSSSSPSSSPSSASERQTFAASSDSSSSSSSSMAAVATDPLDDVASVITTGTAGTGTSSRESSPAASPATSSPAIQLKEQKRRPDESQAFTSFPEKRARLDERQSFRNTVDCVHSEKPQPTTEEPKVPPIRLSRIKPPWVKGPPTYQICPRIVSPSEGSRRSGTGARTLADIKARAQQARAQREAAAAVAASGDGGGPGGSGPGGGTGIPDRSSGRRSREHPGPVEPGGGGRRGERVDLEEQESPASSYSSGAQLQLSSVDSTDRPQTSTPPTEPSPSSVSSNPSLPPSESPKTLTLSSPATDSPASQDQVEEICGVEEVTACPSDKASEQTLDTPVPTPSEPESFCSHQEGRGEEAESSESRTTTPVCTSASNDAISLMPTSIPDSLPRFGAQGVDVIRTLAASSQSWESEKNGGEHQPGTTGVIQHGSDLKMPKETLVTARNGWVESSEEHSMREEMLHLHRNGGSDADGKYESASLPCLPSNAGEEDTGAHSDSTETASDFENETQEDETLDWHETQMNSNGMQAQNTKSQNQPVIQTSSRLTSVLNPPQHQQPVIQAHISNPNHTQTVIQPRFPNGVPNQPIIHPHKQHQIHSHAINHAQDQIATAPSQAQVQAYQTQAERDQSRNLRLNDNGNGLKLFVSTDDDTKPLGRAPGEDFALKNSAVPPVARRVQGSSRPVSSVEANNPLVTQLLQGSLPLEKVLPQPHLVSKLEINRFPGNPASNSTSRQPPRNLGPRFRGPSESGGPIETGGSDFQHKVPSTRVSPGPGRNFGSSPPGSTPSRMACLFEEASPRSANVQFTSQQPGGAVPPGAVPVITSLPSNSSARISMDVNSQNAPVYESAVIKEHPGPLPPRGETPERPAGFQQHPNNLSQSVCRTTPDAPSPPHGDFCPSEVVPTVKINWRPSKPQPPQHQKYQQQLSPVATVKNEVSSRPSCQQALTKNLPAPNSGNTSVVITKKEPLDNFHGGGGAMEGLLNMEMSLVRMAKKEQVKNPYARQADTSASPVSSSPSSLASSLPYQLYGKLPKLQQSGGNGGSSSSFSYTANVSVVDGNGFSRSLADGVLQLRPRVSVSNSGGQNATLSIQAFAESAAEEVALKCSCRLKAMIMCQGCGAFCHDDCIGPSKLCVSCLVVR from the exons ATGAAGGacaaacagaagagaaagaagGAGCGCACGTGGGCCGAGGCAGCTCGTATG GTTCTGGAGAACTTTTCTGATGCCCCAATGACACCCAAACAGATTCTGCATGTCATCCAAACAAAGGGGCTCAAAGAAATGAG AAG TGGCACAGCTCCACTAGCCTGCCTGGTCACCATGCTTCACTCTCAGGTCAGAGGAGACAGAGTGAAGAACAGTATTTTCTTCAAGCTTCCTGGAAGGATGAGTTTGTTTACCCTAAAG AAAAATGCACTTCAGTGGACAAAGAGCCCGACTGCAAATGAGTCTGGAGATGGGACTGGCACTCCAACAGCATCCACCACATCAACAGTTGAAGGAGCAGAGCAGGAGAGTTGTGACTCCACAGAGACGGCTGCTGCTAGTGGTGAAAATGATG CTTCTGTGGATGAGACATCCTCCAGTGCCTCTTGCTCCACAGAACCACAGACAAGACTCAGTCGCTCCTCACAG GGGAGACAGAGGAAGAAAGCTGTGATGATGCCCCGTGTAGTGCTCACCCCTCTCAAGGTCAACGGTGAACACGTCCCATCAG GAGCAGCGGGGAGGCGCAGGGAAGGCTCTAGGGGGGGTCCAGGCCCCACTCTCCGTACCCGCTCCGAGCTGGGCTGGAAACGCACCCAGCACTTCAAGAGCATACGTGGTCTTCGTTCAG GTCCCATGAAAAGGAATCGAGGCGGAGTGGAGGTGGATTTTGAGACTCCAGGCTCCATCCTAGTCAACACCAACATTCGTGCTCTCATCAACACACGCACCTTTGCTGCTTTTCCTCCTCACTCCCAGCAGCAACTACTCCAGCTTTTACCAGAGGTGGACAGACAG gTTGGCCCTGATGGCCTTGCTCGGCTAAGCAGCTCGGCCCTCAATAATGAATTCTTCACTCATGCATCCCAGAGCTGGAAAGAGCGTCTAGCTGAGG GTGAGTTCACGCATGAGATGCAGGTTCGCTTCAGGCAAgagatggaaaaggagaaaaaagtaGAAGCATGGAAGGAGAAATTTTTTGAGGAGTACCATGGCCAAAG GTCTGGGTTGACGAGAGAAGAGGCATTAAAGCTCACAATGAGTGATACTGGAGATGTTGCCAGTGCAGTTCTTGAGTCTGATTCTGCTACAGTGGCTACACCCAAGAGGCGAAGTGTTGGAAGAAGACGGAGGGAAGGCCGTATCCGGCGGCGTTCACGGGCTGACCTCAGACGCAGAGCTCGGCGAACACTTTGCAAAACTACAACAGTAGCTGTACCTCCAGCAGAGACAACAGAAAGCACTGCAACTCCAGATGTTGAACCATCAGTTGCATCACCAGTCCCAGAAGCGACAGCAGTTCAGGGAGAGGTGGTCCTTCAAACAGACCTCGGACTGGAAGCTCCAGAAGAAAACCTTCCTGCAGAGGCAGTCCCCTCTCCTGCTCCTGTACCCACACCTCCTCCAGCTTCTACAAGCTCAACCTGCGATGAACCAGCAGCCTCCACACACCTGTTGCCTGAAGTTCCTGAACCAGCTGTTGCATCCACTTCCTCtccttcctcatcctcctcttcaacatcatcatcatcatcatcatcatcgcccTCTTCTTCTCCCTCCTCTGCCTCAGAAAGACAGACTTTTGCTGCAAGCTCAgattcctcttcttcctcttcctcctccatggctGCTGTTGCTACCGACCCGCTGGATGATGTGGCTTCAGTCATTACCACTGGTACAGCAGGCACTGGCACAAGCAGCCGAGAGAGCAGCCCCGCTGCCAGTCCTGCCACATCAAGTCCAGCAATTCAGCTCAAGGAGCAGAAGAGAAGGCCAGACGAGTCCCAGGCCTTCACCAGCTTTCCCGAGAAAAGGGCGCGGCTGGATGAGCGTCAGTCCTTTCGTAACACAGTTGactgtgtgcactcagaaaagcCACAACCTACAACAGAGGAGCCCAAGGTCCCGCCAATCCGG CTCTCCCGGATCAAACCGCCCTGGGTCAAGGGGCCGCCAACGTACCAAATCTGTCCCCGCATCGTCTCCCCCAGTGAAGGGTCGCGGCGCTCTGGGACAGGGGCGCGCACCCTGGCGGACATCAAGGCCCGTGCACAGCAAGCCCGTGCCCAGCGGGAAGCCGCTGCTGCTGTTGCAGCCTCTGGGGATGGGGGAGGGCCTGGGGGGAGCGGCCCGGGGGGTGGTACTGGGATACCGGATCGCTCCAGCGGGAGGCGTTCGAGAGAGCACCCAGGTCCCGTTGAAcctggaggaggaggaagacgaGGAGAAAGAGTTGATTTGGAGGAGCAGGAATCGCCTGCAAGCTCTTATTCGTCTGGAGCACAACTACAGCTGTCCAGTGTAGACTCAACAGACAGGCCTCAAACCTCCACCCCACCTACCGAACCATCTCCTTCTTCTGTGTCTTCAAACCCATCTCTACCACCATCAGAGTCTCCGAAAACACTCACGCTATCGTCACCTGCAACTGACAGCCCTGCTTCCCAGGATCAGGTGGAGGAGATTTGTGGAGTGGAAGAGGTGACTGCCTGCCCAAGTGATAAAGCCTCAGAGCAGACCTTAGACACCCCAGTGCCTACGCCAAGTGAACCAGAGTCTTTTTGCAGTCACCAAGAGGGGAGAGGTGAGGAGGCAGAGTCCAGTGAGAGCAGAACAACTACACCTGTTTGCACCTCAGCATCTAATGATGCCATTTCTTTAATGCCCACCTCTATACCAGACTCGCTGCCAAGATTTGGTGCCCAGGGTGTGGATGTCATCAGGACCTTGGCAGCTTCTTCTCAATCCTGGGAAAGTGAAAAGAATGGTGGTGAACATCAACCAGGGACAACTGGAGTTATCCAGCATGGCTCAGACTTGAAAATGCCCAAAGAGACACTTGTTACAGCCCGAAATGGATGGGTAGAAAGTAGTGAAGAGCATTCCATGAGAGAGGAGATGCTACATTTGCATAGGAATGGAGGAAGTGATGCTGATGGCAAATATGAATCAGCCTCTCTGCCTTGTCTACCAAGTAATGCTGGCGAGGAAGACACTGGAGCACACAGTGATTCTACGGAGACAGCATCTGACTTTGAAAATGAAACTCAAGAGGATGAAACACTGGACTGGCATGAAACCCAGATGAATAGTAACGGCATGCAAGCTCAGAATACAAAGTCGCAGAATCAACCTGTCATTCAGACCTCAAGTCGACTCACTTCAGTGTTGAATCCTCCTCAGCACCAGCAACCAGTCATACAAGCCCATATATCTAACCCCAACCATACTCAAACTGTCATTCAGCCTCGCTTCCCTAATGGTGTGCCAAACCAGCCCATCATTCATCCCCACAAGCAGCATCAAATTCATAGCCATGCTATAAACCATGCTCAGGACCAGATTGCCACTGCACCATCACAAGCCCAAGTGCAAGCTTACCAGACACAGGCAGAGAGGGACCAAAGTAGAAATCTACGACTGAATGATAATGGCAATGGACTGAAGTTGTTTGTCTCAACAGATGATGACACCAAACCTCTCGGCAGAGCGCCTGGAGAAGATTTTGCTTTAAAGAATTCTGCAGTTCCTCCCGTTGCCAGAAGAGTCCAAGGTTCATCTCGACCAGTTTCCTCTGTAGAGGCCAACAACCCTCTTGTAACCCAACTTCTTCAGGGCAGCCTACCCTTGGAGAAGGTCTTACCCCAGCCTCACTTAGTCAGCAAGCTGGAAATTAATCGATTTCCAGGTAACCCTGCCAGTAACTCAACCAGTCGCCAACCTCCAAGAAATCTGGGACCACGTTTTAGAGGCCCGTCTGAGTCAGGAGGACCTATAGAAACTGGTGGATCTGACTTCCAGCACAAAGTCCCATCCACCCGAGTGTCTCCTGGACCTGGTCGGAACTTTGGTTCTTCACCACCGGGTTCTACTCCATCTCGAATGGCATGCTTGTTTGAGGAAGCTAGCCCAAGATCCGCAAATGTTCAGTTCACTTCTCAACAACCCGGAGGTGCAGTGCCCCCCGGAGCAGTACCTGTCATAACATCCCTCCCTTCAAACTCCTCTGCTAGAATCTCAATGGATGTGAACTCTCAGAATGCTCCAGTTTATGAATCAGCTGTCATTAAAGAGCACCCTGGACCTCTTCCTCCAAGGGGTGAAACTCCAGAGAGGCCAGCTGGCTTTCAACAGCATCCTAACAATCTCTCCCAGTCTGTGTGCAGAACCACACCTGATGCTCCCTCACCTCCACATGGCGACTTTTGTCCATCGGAGGTTGTACCTACTGTTAAGATTAACTGGCGCCCGAGCAAACCCCAACCACCTCAGCATCAAAAGTATCAGCAACAGCTGTCTCCTGTAGCTACAGTAAAGAATGAAGTCTCCTCACGCCCTTCGTGCCAACAAGCTCTGACCAAAAACTTGCCTGCTCCAAACAGTGGCAATACTTCTGTTGTAATAACCAAAAAGGAGCCTCTGGACAATTTTCATGGAGGTGGTGGAGCTATGGAAGGACTGCTAAATATGGAAATGTCTCTTGTTAGAATGGCCAAGAAGGAACAAGTCAAAAATCCATATGCCCGCCAAGCAGACACCTCGGCTTCTCCTGTCTCCTCCTCCCCTTCCTCATTGGCCTCTAGTCTCCCTTACCAGCTATATGGCAAGCTACCAAAACTACAGCAGAGTGGGGGCAACGGTGGGTCCTCATCCAGCTTCAGTTATACAGCTAATGTGTCCGTGGTGGACGGTAACGGGTTCTCCCGCAGTTTAGCCGATGGTGTGCTGCAGCTAAGGCCACGTGTGAGTGTCAGCAACAGTGGAGGCCAGAATGCTACACTTAGCATTCAGGCATTCGCGGAGAGTGCTGCAGAAGAAGTGGCTCTCAAGTGTTCCTGCCGACTTAAGGCTATGATCATGTGCCAGGGCTGTGGCGCTTTCTGCCATGACGATTGCATTGGCCCATCAAAACTGTGTGTGTCATGTCTGGTTGTCAGATAG
- the LOC109048220 gene encoding polycomb group protein ASXL1-like isoform X1, with protein sequence MKDKQKRKKERTWAEAARMVLENFSDAPMTPKQILHVIQTKGLKEMRSGTAPLACLVTMLHSQVRGDRVKNSIFFKLPGRMSLFTLKKNALQWTKSPTANESGDGTGTPTASTTSTVEGAEQESCDSTETAAASGENDASVDETSSSASCSTEPQTRLSRSSQGRQRKKAVMMPRVVLTPLKVNGEHVPSGAAGRRREGSRGGPGPTLRTRSELGWKRTQHFKSIRGLRSGPMKRNRGGVEVDFETPGSILVNTNIRALINTRTFAAFPPHSQQQLLQLLPEVDRQVGPDGLARLSSSALNNEFFTHASQSWKERLAEGEFTHEMQVRFRQEMEKEKKVEAWKEKFFEEYHGQRSGLTREEALKLTMSDTGDVASAVLESDSATVATPKRRSVGRRRREGRIRRRSRADLRRRARRTLCKTTTVAVPPAETTESTATPDVEPSVASPVPEATAVQGEVVLQTDLGLEAPEENLPAEAVPSPAPVPTPPPASTSSTCDEPAASTHLLPEVPEPAVASTSSPSSSSSSTSSSSSSSSPSSSPSSASERQTFAASSDSSSSSSSSMAAVATDPLDDVASVITTGTAGTGTSSRESSPAASPATSSPAIQLKEQKRRPDESQAFTSFPEKRARLDERQSFRNTVDCVHSEKPQPTTEEPKVPPIRIQLSRIKPPWVKGPPTYQICPRIVSPSEGSRRSGTGARTLADIKARAQQARAQREAAAAVAASGDGGGPGGSGPGGGTGIPDRSSGRRSREHPGPVEPGGGGRRGERVDLEEQESPASSYSSGAQLQLSSVDSTDRPQTSTPPTEPSPSSVSSNPSLPPSESPKTLTLSSPATDSPASQDQVEEICGVEEVTACPSDKASEQTLDTPVPTPSEPESFCSHQEGRGEEAESSESRTTTPVCTSASNDAISLMPTSIPDSLPRFGAQGVDVIRTLAASSQSWESEKNGGEHQPGTTGVIQHGSDLKMPKETLVTARNGWVESSEEHSMREEMLHLHRNGGSDADGKYESASLPCLPSNAGEEDTGAHSDSTETASDFENETQEDETLDWHETQMNSNGMQAQNTKSQNQPVIQTSSRLTSVLNPPQHQQPVIQAHISNPNHTQTVIQPRFPNGVPNQPIIHPHKQHQIHSHAINHAQDQIATAPSQAQVQAYQTQAERDQSRNLRLNDNGNGLKLFVSTDDDTKPLGRAPGEDFALKNSAVPPVARRVQGSSRPVSSVEANNPLVTQLLQGSLPLEKVLPQPHLVSKLEINRFPGNPASNSTSRQPPRNLGPRFRGPSESGGPIETGGSDFQHKVPSTRVSPGPGRNFGSSPPGSTPSRMACLFEEASPRSANVQFTSQQPGGAVPPGAVPVITSLPSNSSARISMDVNSQNAPVYESAVIKEHPGPLPPRGETPERPAGFQQHPNNLSQSVCRTTPDAPSPPHGDFCPSEVVPTVKINWRPSKPQPPQHQKYQQQLSPVATVKNEVSSRPSCQQALTKNLPAPNSGNTSVVITKKEPLDNFHGGGGAMEGLLNMEMSLVRMAKKEQVKNPYARQADTSASPVSSSPSSLASSLPYQLYGKLPKLQQSGGNGGSSSSFSYTANVSVVDGNGFSRSLADGVLQLRPRVSVSNSGGQNATLSIQAFAESAAEEVALKCSCRLKAMIMCQGCGAFCHDDCIGPSKLCVSCLVVR encoded by the exons ATGAAGGacaaacagaagagaaagaagGAGCGCACGTGGGCCGAGGCAGCTCGTATG GTTCTGGAGAACTTTTCTGATGCCCCAATGACACCCAAACAGATTCTGCATGTCATCCAAACAAAGGGGCTCAAAGAAATGAG AAG TGGCACAGCTCCACTAGCCTGCCTGGTCACCATGCTTCACTCTCAGGTCAGAGGAGACAGAGTGAAGAACAGTATTTTCTTCAAGCTTCCTGGAAGGATGAGTTTGTTTACCCTAAAG AAAAATGCACTTCAGTGGACAAAGAGCCCGACTGCAAATGAGTCTGGAGATGGGACTGGCACTCCAACAGCATCCACCACATCAACAGTTGAAGGAGCAGAGCAGGAGAGTTGTGACTCCACAGAGACGGCTGCTGCTAGTGGTGAAAATGATG CTTCTGTGGATGAGACATCCTCCAGTGCCTCTTGCTCCACAGAACCACAGACAAGACTCAGTCGCTCCTCACAG GGGAGACAGAGGAAGAAAGCTGTGATGATGCCCCGTGTAGTGCTCACCCCTCTCAAGGTCAACGGTGAACACGTCCCATCAG GAGCAGCGGGGAGGCGCAGGGAAGGCTCTAGGGGGGGTCCAGGCCCCACTCTCCGTACCCGCTCCGAGCTGGGCTGGAAACGCACCCAGCACTTCAAGAGCATACGTGGTCTTCGTTCAG GTCCCATGAAAAGGAATCGAGGCGGAGTGGAGGTGGATTTTGAGACTCCAGGCTCCATCCTAGTCAACACCAACATTCGTGCTCTCATCAACACACGCACCTTTGCTGCTTTTCCTCCTCACTCCCAGCAGCAACTACTCCAGCTTTTACCAGAGGTGGACAGACAG gTTGGCCCTGATGGCCTTGCTCGGCTAAGCAGCTCGGCCCTCAATAATGAATTCTTCACTCATGCATCCCAGAGCTGGAAAGAGCGTCTAGCTGAGG GTGAGTTCACGCATGAGATGCAGGTTCGCTTCAGGCAAgagatggaaaaggagaaaaaagtaGAAGCATGGAAGGAGAAATTTTTTGAGGAGTACCATGGCCAAAG GTCTGGGTTGACGAGAGAAGAGGCATTAAAGCTCACAATGAGTGATACTGGAGATGTTGCCAGTGCAGTTCTTGAGTCTGATTCTGCTACAGTGGCTACACCCAAGAGGCGAAGTGTTGGAAGAAGACGGAGGGAAGGCCGTATCCGGCGGCGTTCACGGGCTGACCTCAGACGCAGAGCTCGGCGAACACTTTGCAAAACTACAACAGTAGCTGTACCTCCAGCAGAGACAACAGAAAGCACTGCAACTCCAGATGTTGAACCATCAGTTGCATCACCAGTCCCAGAAGCGACAGCAGTTCAGGGAGAGGTGGTCCTTCAAACAGACCTCGGACTGGAAGCTCCAGAAGAAAACCTTCCTGCAGAGGCAGTCCCCTCTCCTGCTCCTGTACCCACACCTCCTCCAGCTTCTACAAGCTCAACCTGCGATGAACCAGCAGCCTCCACACACCTGTTGCCTGAAGTTCCTGAACCAGCTGTTGCATCCACTTCCTCtccttcctcatcctcctcttcaacatcatcatcatcatcatcatcatcgcccTCTTCTTCTCCCTCCTCTGCCTCAGAAAGACAGACTTTTGCTGCAAGCTCAgattcctcttcttcctcttcctcctccatggctGCTGTTGCTACCGACCCGCTGGATGATGTGGCTTCAGTCATTACCACTGGTACAGCAGGCACTGGCACAAGCAGCCGAGAGAGCAGCCCCGCTGCCAGTCCTGCCACATCAAGTCCAGCAATTCAGCTCAAGGAGCAGAAGAGAAGGCCAGACGAGTCCCAGGCCTTCACCAGCTTTCCCGAGAAAAGGGCGCGGCTGGATGAGCGTCAGTCCTTTCGTAACACAGTTGactgtgtgcactcagaaaagcCACAACCTACAACAGAGGAGCCCAAGGTCCCGCCAATCCGG ATACAGCTCTCCCGGATCAAACCGCCCTGGGTCAAGGGGCCGCCAACGTACCAAATCTGTCCCCGCATCGTCTCCCCCAGTGAAGGGTCGCGGCGCTCTGGGACAGGGGCGCGCACCCTGGCGGACATCAAGGCCCGTGCACAGCAAGCCCGTGCCCAGCGGGAAGCCGCTGCTGCTGTTGCAGCCTCTGGGGATGGGGGAGGGCCTGGGGGGAGCGGCCCGGGGGGTGGTACTGGGATACCGGATCGCTCCAGCGGGAGGCGTTCGAGAGAGCACCCAGGTCCCGTTGAAcctggaggaggaggaagacgaGGAGAAAGAGTTGATTTGGAGGAGCAGGAATCGCCTGCAAGCTCTTATTCGTCTGGAGCACAACTACAGCTGTCCAGTGTAGACTCAACAGACAGGCCTCAAACCTCCACCCCACCTACCGAACCATCTCCTTCTTCTGTGTCTTCAAACCCATCTCTACCACCATCAGAGTCTCCGAAAACACTCACGCTATCGTCACCTGCAACTGACAGCCCTGCTTCCCAGGATCAGGTGGAGGAGATTTGTGGAGTGGAAGAGGTGACTGCCTGCCCAAGTGATAAAGCCTCAGAGCAGACCTTAGACACCCCAGTGCCTACGCCAAGTGAACCAGAGTCTTTTTGCAGTCACCAAGAGGGGAGAGGTGAGGAGGCAGAGTCCAGTGAGAGCAGAACAACTACACCTGTTTGCACCTCAGCATCTAATGATGCCATTTCTTTAATGCCCACCTCTATACCAGACTCGCTGCCAAGATTTGGTGCCCAGGGTGTGGATGTCATCAGGACCTTGGCAGCTTCTTCTCAATCCTGGGAAAGTGAAAAGAATGGTGGTGAACATCAACCAGGGACAACTGGAGTTATCCAGCATGGCTCAGACTTGAAAATGCCCAAAGAGACACTTGTTACAGCCCGAAATGGATGGGTAGAAAGTAGTGAAGAGCATTCCATGAGAGAGGAGATGCTACATTTGCATAGGAATGGAGGAAGTGATGCTGATGGCAAATATGAATCAGCCTCTCTGCCTTGTCTACCAAGTAATGCTGGCGAGGAAGACACTGGAGCACACAGTGATTCTACGGAGACAGCATCTGACTTTGAAAATGAAACTCAAGAGGATGAAACACTGGACTGGCATGAAACCCAGATGAATAGTAACGGCATGCAAGCTCAGAATACAAAGTCGCAGAATCAACCTGTCATTCAGACCTCAAGTCGACTCACTTCAGTGTTGAATCCTCCTCAGCACCAGCAACCAGTCATACAAGCCCATATATCTAACCCCAACCATACTCAAACTGTCATTCAGCCTCGCTTCCCTAATGGTGTGCCAAACCAGCCCATCATTCATCCCCACAAGCAGCATCAAATTCATAGCCATGCTATAAACCATGCTCAGGACCAGATTGCCACTGCACCATCACAAGCCCAAGTGCAAGCTTACCAGACACAGGCAGAGAGGGACCAAAGTAGAAATCTACGACTGAATGATAATGGCAATGGACTGAAGTTGTTTGTCTCAACAGATGATGACACCAAACCTCTCGGCAGAGCGCCTGGAGAAGATTTTGCTTTAAAGAATTCTGCAGTTCCTCCCGTTGCCAGAAGAGTCCAAGGTTCATCTCGACCAGTTTCCTCTGTAGAGGCCAACAACCCTCTTGTAACCCAACTTCTTCAGGGCAGCCTACCCTTGGAGAAGGTCTTACCCCAGCCTCACTTAGTCAGCAAGCTGGAAATTAATCGATTTCCAGGTAACCCTGCCAGTAACTCAACCAGTCGCCAACCTCCAAGAAATCTGGGACCACGTTTTAGAGGCCCGTCTGAGTCAGGAGGACCTATAGAAACTGGTGGATCTGACTTCCAGCACAAAGTCCCATCCACCCGAGTGTCTCCTGGACCTGGTCGGAACTTTGGTTCTTCACCACCGGGTTCTACTCCATCTCGAATGGCATGCTTGTTTGAGGAAGCTAGCCCAAGATCCGCAAATGTTCAGTTCACTTCTCAACAACCCGGAGGTGCAGTGCCCCCCGGAGCAGTACCTGTCATAACATCCCTCCCTTCAAACTCCTCTGCTAGAATCTCAATGGATGTGAACTCTCAGAATGCTCCAGTTTATGAATCAGCTGTCATTAAAGAGCACCCTGGACCTCTTCCTCCAAGGGGTGAAACTCCAGAGAGGCCAGCTGGCTTTCAACAGCATCCTAACAATCTCTCCCAGTCTGTGTGCAGAACCACACCTGATGCTCCCTCACCTCCACATGGCGACTTTTGTCCATCGGAGGTTGTACCTACTGTTAAGATTAACTGGCGCCCGAGCAAACCCCAACCACCTCAGCATCAAAAGTATCAGCAACAGCTGTCTCCTGTAGCTACAGTAAAGAATGAAGTCTCCTCACGCCCTTCGTGCCAACAAGCTCTGACCAAAAACTTGCCTGCTCCAAACAGTGGCAATACTTCTGTTGTAATAACCAAAAAGGAGCCTCTGGACAATTTTCATGGAGGTGGTGGAGCTATGGAAGGACTGCTAAATATGGAAATGTCTCTTGTTAGAATGGCCAAGAAGGAACAAGTCAAAAATCCATATGCCCGCCAAGCAGACACCTCGGCTTCTCCTGTCTCCTCCTCCCCTTCCTCATTGGCCTCTAGTCTCCCTTACCAGCTATATGGCAAGCTACCAAAACTACAGCAGAGTGGGGGCAACGGTGGGTCCTCATCCAGCTTCAGTTATACAGCTAATGTGTCCGTGGTGGACGGTAACGGGTTCTCCCGCAGTTTAGCCGATGGTGTGCTGCAGCTAAGGCCACGTGTGAGTGTCAGCAACAGTGGAGGCCAGAATGCTACACTTAGCATTCAGGCATTCGCGGAGAGTGCTGCAGAAGAAGTGGCTCTCAAGTGTTCCTGCCGACTTAAGGCTATGATCATGTGCCAGGGCTGTGGCGCTTTCTGCCATGACGATTGCATTGGCCCATCAAAACTGTGTGTGTCATGTCTGGTTGTCAGATAG